A single region of the Triticum dicoccoides isolate Atlit2015 ecotype Zavitan chromosome 2B, WEW_v2.0, whole genome shotgun sequence genome encodes:
- the LOC119365028 gene encoding uncharacterized protein LOC119365028, translating into MVDMNTDHIFEVPDTPDRIQQSVCPVSSSAATRGVTRMAGNPSPARRLKFKIKNISTQGQSSRGDAVSELRAPLDTDNIFKQAELARKLSPPKLDRTTGKSVVNGNGAHSHDLDQSSSISNHMICRGDGVRGSSCQIREGQVGHRGTSRQHVDFLGVGSDLPTTTVENPRNRAKNSTSNGLKEVVGSDVFSASGPREERREAINIQGTAGLSSTPCDVPQRQVVQRKLVRNGCISPSNVVKRSVIADEKREMCSTSGVLRYRNPQDDVFHTGTIIDLTDKSPTITKNGASVNYMETTASEKFRTARAGGTLIPQGANQASSSNCSEGLNNKGKEIIHHVMGTERAGEADTMRVCPRAPVGSSFVNDDSTGISQQGWRTTHNHTIKLPVSLLCKTTSTSGMESGSSGPSNQGHETAAEESNNSLSAATATRSASLRNRTIRISKGKRKHTSSSYHPGESSSSVNELGSSCLAPSDTTAGRNHTTRRHNISVIDIDDIPSPEARSSLSGRSNGTSIDPNVSAQLEADELLARQLQEQLYNETPRVAPREEIDAIVAMSLQHEEDAERTSRAVRAPARWHPNDTRAARASRLSASQRGIRARYETAISHMQNAAPVTLGLRAFRAGYRAAHIQPNIDLNDYDALLALDENNHQHTGASESQINNLPQSVFQSTSTEEPCAVCLENPSFGDTIRTLPCFHKFHKECIDEWLRRKKLCPVCKCGITS; encoded by the exons ATGGTTGACATGAACACTGATCACATTTTTGAGGTTCCTGACACTCCTGACCGAATACAGCAGTCAGTGTGCCCTGTATCAAGCTCAGCTGCTACGAGAGGTGTAACAAGGATGGCTGGAAATCCTTCACCAGCCCGGAGACTCAAATTTAAGATCAAGAATATTTCAACCCAAGGCCAATCAAGTAGAGGTGATGCAGTTAGTGAACTGCGTGCACCATTAGACACTGACAATATTTTTAAACAAGCTGAATTGGCTCGAAAATTGTCCCCACCAAAGTTAGATAGGACTACTGGGAAATCTGTTGTGAACGGGAATGGGGCTCACAGTCATGATTTGGATCAGAGCAGCAGCATTTCAAATCACATGATTTGTAGGGGTGATGGAGTAAGGGGCAGTAGCTGCCAAATCAGAGAAGGGCAGGTTGGTCATCGAGGCACAAGCCGTCAGCATGTGGACTTTCTTGGTGTGGGGTCAGATCTTCCTACTACCACGGTGGAAAACCCGCGAAACAGAGCAAAAAATAGCACCTCTAATGGGCTGAAGGAAGTAGTAGGTTCTGATGTTTTTTCAGCATCGGGTCCCAGGGAGGAAAGAAGAGAAGCGATCAATATCCAGGGTACAGCAGGACTCTCAAGTACACCATGCGATGTTCCTCAAAGACAAGTGGTTCAGAGAAAGTTGGTGCGAAATGGTTGTATTTCTCCCTCTAATGTAGTCAAAAGAAGTGTAATTGCTGATGAAAAGCGGGAAATGTGCTCTACAAGTGGAGTATTACGTTATCGAAATCCTCAGGATGATGTTTTTCATACAGGAACTATAATTGATCTTACTGATAAGTCACCAACAATAACAAAGAATGGAGCCTCTGTAAACTATATGGAAACAACTGCATCCGAGAAGTTCAGAACAGCCAGAGCTGGGGGGACTCTAATTCCACAGGGTGCAAATCAAGCAAGCAGCAGTAACTGTTCTGAAGGTTTAAACAACAAGGGCAAAGAAATCATCCATCATGTTATGGGAACTGAGCGGGCTGGAGAGGCTGATACGATGAG GGTTTGTCCAAGGGCTCCAGTAGGTTCTTCGTTTGTAAATGACGACAGTACTGGCATTTCTCAGCAAGGTTGGAGAACAACACATAATCATACTATTAAGTTACCCGTGTCATTGTTGTGTAAGACGACCAGTACTTCTGGAATGGAATCTGGATCTTCTGGACCATCTAATCAGGGCCATGAAACCGCAGCAGAAGAAAGCAATAACTCATTAAGTGCAGCAACCGCTACGCGGTCTGCAAGTTTGAGGAATAGGACAATAAGGATCAGTAAAGGAAAGAGGAAACACACCTCAAGTTCCTATCATCCTGGTGAAAGCTCTAGTTCTGTTAATGAACTTGGTAGTTCATGTCTTGCACCTTCAGACACAACAGCTGGCAGAAATCATACCACTCGTCGTCATAATATTTCTGTAATAGATATTGATGACATACCTTCCCCTGAAGCTCGATCTAGTTTGAGTGGCCGCAGTAACGGAACCTCGATTGATCCTAACGTAAGTGCACAGTTGGAGGCTGATGAATTGTTGGCTCGGCAACTTCAGGAGCAGCTTTACAATGAAACACCTCGTGTTGCTCCTAGAGAAGAG ATTGATGCAATCGTAGCAATGTCACTTCAACATGAAGAAGATGCAGAACGGACATCTCGAGCTGTAAGAGCACCTGCAAGGTGGCATCCCAACGATACC AGAGCTGCACGGGCATCGCGTTTAAGTGCTTCTCAGCGTGGTATTAGGGCCAGATATGAGACGGCAATTTCCCATATGCAGAATGCAGCTCCAGTAACTTTGGGTTTG AGGGCTTTTCGTGCCGGATATCGTGCTGCGCATATTCAACCTAATATCGATTT AAATGATTATGATGCGCTACTTGCGTTAGATGAAAATAACCACCAGCATACTGGTGCTTCGGAAAGTCAGATCAATAACTTGCCTCAGTCAGTATTTCAG TCAACTAGCACCGAAGAGCCTTGCGCAGTCTGCCTTGAAAATCCATCTTTCGGAGATACCATCCGCACTTTGCCATGCTTTCACAAGTTCCACAAAGAG TGCATCGACGAATGGCTGAGAAGAAAGAAACTTTGCCCTGTTTGCAAGTGTGGGATTACTAGTTAG